A single window of Psychromonas ingrahamii 37 DNA harbors:
- a CDS encoding ice-binding family protein translates to MKNILLKTCLTALALSVAGLANAQDAGEPVKIFKEQLTSHAAISAAAISISADSFVDGHIASQAAVTTGAGSVVQNIVSGAATGIGAAAKTCDIYAGAAIAVGAGSTVGILSAGGAVTLGALADRDVICDSAPAVVTSDFDAANAQIKSAQSALDTIPASSLVDAYTLVGSMDTGVYEGAAITIPANTLITFDANGEDGVWIFKLSGAMTVGAGSEFEIINAGDNNAVIWDIGGALTLGAGSTFLGTAFVEGAVSGATASVSCGNLYATGAISIGNIGSIGGDDCKVAADQLADFSIEEGEYSFIPQGKRISECPLWEKLDANYGGDAWKHYRDIIFKSPDLKLKEAPASTGYGGLATKYRFDSPTSYGQFLVITDAQYSIMNSIFLRHTDLSDGYTSNVARIKQDDMLKKDYDEAAAACRTDLHDIFINQTN, encoded by the coding sequence ATGAAAAATATATTATTAAAAACCTGCTTAACCGCTTTGGCTTTGTCCGTTGCTGGTTTAGCAAATGCTCAAGATGCAGGCGAACCAGTAAAAATCTTTAAGGAGCAGTTGACGTCCCATGCTGCTATATCCGCTGCTGCGATAAGTATCTCTGCAGACTCTTTCGTAGACGGTCATATAGCTTCGCAAGCGGCCGTTACCACAGGAGCTGGGTCTGTAGTTCAAAACATCGTTAGTGGCGCCGCTACGGGTATAGGGGCAGCTGCTAAAACCTGCGATATTTATGCTGGAGCCGCCATTGCCGTAGGCGCGGGCAGTACAGTCGGCATTTTGAGTGCAGGTGGAGCTGTCACGTTGGGCGCGTTGGCGGATAGAGATGTGATTTGCGATTCAGCGCCAGCGGTAGTCACCAGCGACTTCGATGCAGCGAACGCTCAGATAAAAAGTGCACAGTCTGCTTTAGATACTATCCCCGCTTCCTCATTAGTGGATGCGTATACGTTGGTAGGCAGCATGGACACTGGCGTATATGAGGGCGCTGCTATTACCATACCCGCGAACACGCTCATTACGTTTGATGCTAATGGGGAGGACGGGGTTTGGATTTTCAAATTGAGTGGGGCAATGACCGTAGGTGCAGGTAGTGAATTTGAAATAATTAACGCAGGCGATAATAATGCTGTTATTTGGGATATAGGCGGCGCACTTACTCTGGGTGCTGGCTCAACTTTCCTTGGCACCGCATTTGTAGAGGGCGCCGTGTCCGGTGCGACCGCATCGGTTAGTTGTGGTAACTTATATGCTACGGGCGCCATCTCTATCGGCAACATCGGTAGCATCGGGGGTGATGATTGTAAAGTCGCAGCTGACCAGTTGGCCGATTTTTCGATAGAAGAAGGTGAATATTCTTTTATACCACAGGGGAAGCGAATTTCCGAGTGCCCATTATGGGAGAAATTGGATGCAAATTACGGGGGAGACGCATGGAAACATTACAGGGACATAATATTTAAATCGCCGGATTTAAAATTAAAAGAAGCACCAGCATCCACAGGTTATGGCGGACTTGCCACTAAATATCGATTCGATAGCCCCACTTCATATGGACAGTTCCTCGTCATCACAGACGCACAATATAGTATCATGAACTCGATTTTCCTTCGTCATACCGACTTAAGCGATGGATATACTTCCAATGTTGCTAGAATAAAGCAAGATGATATGCTCAAAAAGGATTACGATGAAGCCGCCGCCGCTTGCCGCACGGATTTACACGATATTTTTATAAACCAGACCAACTGA
- a CDS encoding FAD-dependent oxidoreductase, which yields MKNKDDKWAVCPVCQGRGKKSKGLRKKVRLRYQRELAQFEKTNSEGTAPVRPKGHLDSCLNCKGSGLIPSAQPPLADKENYPHLAIIGGGIGGVALAVACLHRGIPFTLYERDSGFDIRSQGYGLTLQQASRAIEGLGIVSLAAGVISTRHVVHTTEGSVIGEWGRRKLGLPDEKISAKRTNVHIARQALRLALLEQLGGHDAVQWRHQLVGFNECEGEGVDLSFQVEGKIKHANADLVVGADGIRSSVRRLLIGEEASPLCYLGCIVILGICPLEAIEDNEGLDRSLLDSATVFQTANGNERIYIMPYTSNSVMWQLSFPMSEKQAKALSARGAQALKLEACRRCQWHDPIPQILAATQEDKISGYPVYDRAPIEAEWLARGAKVTLIGDAAHPMSPFKGQGANQALLDALALARGIKKACRPLSQWRKTGLRETVLTEFESEMLQRSGTKVKDSAEAAQFLHSDVVLHEGDEPRGRCLKKKL from the coding sequence GTGAAAAATAAAGATGATAAATGGGCTGTTTGCCCTGTATGTCAGGGACGAGGCAAAAAAAGTAAGGGGCTGCGCAAGAAAGTGAGGCTCCGTTACCAGAGGGAGCTTGCGCAATTTGAAAAAACCAACAGCGAAGGGACGGCCCCCGTTCGTCCTAAGGGTCACCTTGATAGTTGCTTGAACTGTAAAGGGTCCGGATTGATTCCTTCAGCTCAGCCTCCTTTAGCGGATAAAGAAAACTACCCTCATCTTGCCATCATTGGCGGTGGAATAGGCGGAGTAGCACTGGCAGTGGCTTGTCTGCACCGCGGAATTCCCTTTACGCTTTATGAACGTGACAGCGGCTTTGATATACGATCTCAGGGTTATGGACTCACTCTGCAACAGGCGAGTAGAGCTATCGAGGGATTGGGAATTGTGTCGTTAGCAGCGGGCGTGATTTCAACCCGGCATGTGGTTCATACTACCGAAGGATCCGTTATCGGTGAATGGGGAAGAAGAAAGTTGGGGCTGCCAGATGAGAAAATATCAGCGAAACGCACTAATGTGCATATAGCCAGGCAGGCGCTGCGCTTAGCGCTGCTTGAGCAGTTAGGTGGACATGATGCGGTGCAGTGGCGGCACCAGTTAGTTGGTTTTAATGAATGTGAGGGCGAAGGTGTTGATTTGAGCTTTCAAGTAGAAGGGAAGATCAAGCATGCTAATGCAGATCTTGTGGTGGGGGCGGATGGAATTCGCAGTTCGGTGCGCAGGTTGTTGATTGGTGAGGAGGCTTCCCCATTATGTTACTTAGGTTGTATTGTGATTTTAGGAATTTGTCCTTTGGAGGCGATAGAAGACAACGAAGGTCTTGATCGTTCTTTGCTGGACTCGGCCACGGTATTCCAAACAGCCAACGGTAATGAGCGGATCTATATTATGCCTTATACGTCAAACTCGGTGATGTGGCAGCTTAGCTTTCCAATGTCAGAAAAACAGGCTAAGGCCTTAAGTGCTCGAGGAGCTCAAGCACTTAAGCTTGAGGCATGTCGTCGATGTCAGTGGCACGATCCTATTCCCCAGATTTTAGCGGCAACGCAGGAAGATAAGATTTCTGGTTATCCTGTCTATGATCGAGCACCGATCGAAGCCGAATGGTTGGCGAGGGGGGCTAAAGTGACTCTAATCGGAGATGCGGCGCACCCGATGAGTCCATTCAAAGGACAGGGAGCAAATCAAGCTTTGCTCGATGCGCTGGCGCTGGCTCGGGGGATCAAAAAAGCATGCAGACCTTTATCGCAATGGAGAAAAACGGGCCTGAGGGAGACTGTGTTAACAGAGTTTGAATCAGAAATGTTGCAACGCAGTGGGACCAAAGTGAAGGATTCAGCAGAGGCTGCACAGTTTCTGCATTCAGATGTCGTGCTTCATGAAGGGGATGAACCGAGAGGACGCTGTCTAAAGAAAAAATTATAG
- a CDS encoding carboxymuconolactone decarboxylase family protein, giving the protein MSNFKIHTIESAPAESKEILEGAKEKMGVVPGLFGVLSESPNTLKAYTQLHQLFASSSFDAEELTVVWQTINVEHDCHYCVPAHTGIAHSMKVDPALTEALRNSEAMPTEKLQALQDFTLSMVRNRGNVSEQQTQAFFAAGYGQQQILEVILGLSQKVISNYVNHSAKTPVDPMFEQFAWTKK; this is encoded by the coding sequence ATGTCAAACTTCAAAATCCATACCATTGAGTCGGCTCCCGCAGAAAGTAAAGAAATCCTAGAAGGTGCAAAAGAAAAGATGGGTGTTGTTCCTGGTCTTTTCGGCGTACTGTCTGAATCCCCCAACACACTTAAAGCTTACACTCAGTTACACCAGCTCTTTGCAAGCTCATCTTTTGATGCAGAAGAGCTAACCGTTGTATGGCAAACAATTAACGTTGAGCACGACTGTCATTACTGCGTGCCTGCGCACACAGGTATTGCACATTCAATGAAGGTCGATCCTGCTCTGACTGAAGCGTTACGTAACAGTGAAGCAATGCCAACTGAGAAACTACAAGCATTACAAGACTTTACCTTAAGCATGGTGCGTAACCGTGGTAATGTTTCTGAGCAACAGACGCAAGCATTCTTTGCTGCGGGCTACGGACAACAGCAGATTCTTGAAGTGATTCTTGGTCTTTCTCAAAAAGTGATCAGTAACTACGTGAACCACTCTGCAAAAACGCCCGTCGATCCTATGTTTGAACAATTCGCTTGGACTAAAAAATAA
- a CDS encoding NAD-glutamate dehydrogenase, giving the protein MKSILNQKNDILDQIFSQLKSYFSESEQQTVEQFIKTIFRDVAIADLTPIPLTDLAGLTGSLWRETAKWKGSRAKVRVFNPDVEQDEWKSTHTVLTVLCRNTPFVIDTLKLVLNEQNIKLHRVYYGEMSSQRDKNGTLISFNEEKLNELLLYFEIDNTSSKKERDQISAKIQTALENVALVGDDFAALKNTLTEAIEISKTDNLKEHIDNLREQQTYLLWVLKDHFTFLGCDQFSVENGKINVIEGSQLGLLKRPDFMTKAHDFESFSILNEKTFIHFSKASQRAMVHRRAFPDVIYIKRFNAAGELISGFRFVGLYTSSVYSGTPTEMPVIRDKLANMLKQSPYSQGGHYYKELSQILYTYPIEDLLLCDETGLLKNATEILHAQERKELKLFLRMDGNNQFVVAILYVPRDVYNTRVRLDFEELICRTLEVTDRDFQTYLSESNLARLRLVLRLKAPLEYPLEVQAIQDRMKQLTKLWSEGLQESLVENFGEERGIKLVKKYQSSFSTSYKDSFSARVAVSDIERIESVYADKERSMALRFYRSLDPNGSQLKLKLFHQDGALLLSDLIPILENLGLKVAEEYPYKVTPNREQSFWLYDFTLIYSRVTDFNPDAYHDVFVDTFLSVWYGRAENDSFNKLILRTGLTWRDIAMLRAYAKYLKQIRFGFSQSAIAKTMLDHSKLVIELVQLFKLRFDPSNEINLEKQQKLEEKILTSLNDVTNLNEDRVLRQYVELIMATIRTNYFQKSEGENQPYISFKFDHAKLSEIPLPRLNVEIFVYSPRVEGVHLRGGKVARGGLRWSDRREDYRTEVLGLVKAQQVKNAVIVPVGAKGGFVAKKLNASMDRDSFMKEGISSYKLFVSALLDLSDNLDQGRVIPPVDVVRYDEDDTYLVVAADKGTATFSDFANELAVARNFWLNDAFASGGSHGYDHKVMGITARGAWISVQRHFRELGVNVQKDPISVIGIGDMAGDVFGNGMLSSQSIRLVAAFNHLHIFIDPNPTDQAACFTERKRLYDTPKTGWNDYDKALISAGGGVFERRAKSINVSPEMAKRFDIQKQKVTPNELISLLLKAQVDLIWNGGIGTYIKASSQSHADVGDKANDVLRVNAKQLRCRVLGEGGNLGVTQSARIEYALNGGLCFTDAIDNAGGVNCSDLEVNIKILLDKLVSDGDLTVKQRNIWLVTMTDQVGQLVLKNNYRQAQSISLSYVESYKRIEEYRRLICNLEEKGKLNRALEFIPTEDVLNERKNSHLGLTRPCIAVMLAYAKNELKEALVAEHVASDPCLIKEAEKIFPRSLVDKYKNEVHRHPLINEIVATQISNDIFNCMGTTFVHRLMASAGCSFLDVCKAWVAAREIFAMTSLLEDIEGLDNQVPVSVQNDLMLQLKRMVQRGTRWIISTHRTDLDISMLIKQYQEPLSTLAEQFDNILTGSSLLHRQKSLTELTAKNVPDKLAHSLASVDKIYAMLGVISVAAKVKIEPQLAVQVYFHCGDHLKLFDVAEQLSLLPADNNWQSLAREAMRDDLEWQHMRITKSILEMVKESTDVGDAYVDWHTSNHMLFDRWQRMADALLAASPPEFSMCQVALRELLDLSQS; this is encoded by the coding sequence ATGAAATCAATACTCAACCAAAAAAATGACATTTTAGATCAAATTTTTTCTCAATTAAAAAGTTATTTTTCTGAATCGGAACAACAAACTGTCGAGCAGTTTATTAAAACTATTTTCCGTGATGTGGCTATCGCCGATTTAACGCCAATACCATTAACAGATCTGGCCGGACTGACGGGTTCATTATGGCGAGAGACGGCTAAATGGAAAGGTAGCCGGGCAAAAGTACGTGTTTTTAATCCCGATGTTGAGCAAGATGAATGGAAATCTACTCATACGGTATTGACGGTATTATGCCGTAATACTCCCTTTGTGATTGATACGCTAAAACTTGTCCTCAATGAGCAAAATATTAAATTACATCGTGTTTATTATGGGGAAATGTCCAGCCAACGGGACAAAAATGGGACATTAATCTCTTTCAATGAAGAAAAATTAAATGAATTGTTACTTTATTTTGAAATTGATAACACCAGTTCAAAAAAAGAACGCGATCAGATATCAGCTAAAATACAAACAGCATTAGAAAATGTGGCTTTAGTGGGTGATGATTTTGCAGCATTAAAAAACACCCTGACAGAAGCCATCGAAATCAGTAAAACGGATAATTTAAAAGAACATATTGATAACTTAAGAGAACAGCAAACCTATTTATTATGGGTGTTAAAGGATCATTTTACTTTTCTCGGTTGTGATCAATTTAGTGTTGAAAATGGAAAAATCAATGTCATTGAGGGGAGTCAGTTAGGTTTATTGAAGCGTCCTGATTTTATGACTAAAGCCCATGATTTTGAATCGTTTTCAATACTTAATGAGAAGACATTTATCCATTTCAGCAAAGCCTCTCAACGTGCGATGGTTCACCGCAGAGCTTTTCCTGATGTTATTTATATCAAACGTTTTAATGCCGCAGGGGAGCTGATTTCCGGTTTTCGTTTTGTCGGCTTATATACCTCTTCGGTTTACAGTGGTACACCCACTGAGATGCCCGTAATACGTGACAAATTAGCGAATATGTTAAAACAATCGCCTTATAGTCAAGGGGGGCATTATTATAAAGAGTTATCACAAATATTATATACCTACCCGATTGAAGATTTACTGTTATGTGATGAAACTGGATTATTAAAAAATGCCACTGAAATATTACATGCTCAGGAGCGCAAAGAATTAAAATTATTTTTACGTATGGATGGTAATAATCAATTTGTCGTTGCCATCTTATATGTTCCACGAGATGTTTATAATACGAGGGTAAGACTTGATTTTGAAGAGTTAATTTGTCGTACTCTGGAAGTCACTGATCGTGATTTTCAAACCTACTTAAGTGAATCAAATTTAGCACGTTTACGTTTGGTATTACGCTTAAAAGCGCCCCTTGAATACCCATTAGAAGTGCAGGCCATACAAGATCGCATGAAACAGTTAACCAAGCTCTGGAGCGAGGGTTTACAGGAATCTTTAGTTGAAAACTTTGGCGAAGAACGTGGTATAAAACTGGTTAAAAAATACCAGTCATCATTTTCAACAAGTTATAAAGACAGTTTTAGTGCCCGCGTTGCAGTGTCCGATATTGAACGCATCGAGTCCGTCTATGCAGATAAAGAACGGTCTATGGCATTGCGTTTTTATCGTTCTCTGGATCCTAATGGCAGTCAGTTAAAATTAAAACTTTTCCATCAGGATGGTGCTTTATTATTATCGGATCTTATCCCTATTCTGGAAAATCTCGGGCTTAAAGTGGCGGAAGAATACCCTTATAAAGTGACCCCGAATAGAGAACAGTCATTCTGGTTATATGATTTCACCTTAATTTATTCACGTGTTACTGATTTTAATCCAGATGCTTACCACGATGTTTTTGTCGATACATTTTTATCTGTCTGGTATGGAAGAGCTGAAAATGACTCTTTTAATAAACTAATTTTGAGGACGGGATTAACGTGGCGTGATATTGCAATGTTGCGTGCTTATGCCAAATACTTAAAACAGATACGTTTTGGTTTTAGTCAATCTGCAATAGCAAAAACAATGTTAGACCATAGCAAGTTAGTTATCGAGTTAGTGCAACTCTTTAAGTTACGCTTTGACCCAAGTAACGAAATTAATTTAGAAAAGCAGCAAAAATTAGAAGAAAAAATTCTAACCTCATTAAATGACGTGACTAATCTTAATGAAGACCGTGTATTAAGGCAGTATGTTGAGCTTATCATGGCCACTATTCGGACCAATTATTTCCAGAAAAGTGAGGGAGAAAATCAACCTTATATCAGTTTTAAGTTTGATCACGCTAAATTATCTGAGATTCCGTTACCGCGTTTAAATGTTGAAATTTTTGTTTATTCACCGCGCGTAGAAGGAGTGCATTTACGCGGCGGCAAAGTTGCCCGTGGTGGTTTGCGTTGGTCTGATCGTCGTGAAGATTACCGTACTGAGGTATTAGGATTAGTGAAAGCACAGCAGGTTAAAAATGCGGTGATTGTGCCCGTCGGTGCTAAAGGCGGTTTTGTTGCTAAAAAACTCAATGCTTCTATGGACAGAGATAGTTTTATGAAGGAGGGGATTAGCAGCTACAAATTGTTTGTTAGCGCATTACTTGATCTTAGCGATAACCTCGATCAAGGCCGAGTAATTCCACCCGTTGATGTGGTTCGTTATGACGAAGATGATACCTATCTTGTTGTTGCAGCAGATAAAGGAACAGCTACTTTTTCTGATTTTGCCAATGAACTCGCGGTAGCAAGAAATTTCTGGCTAAATGATGCATTCGCCTCGGGTGGTAGCCATGGTTACGACCATAAGGTCATGGGTATTACCGCGCGTGGTGCATGGATTAGTGTACAGCGTCACTTTCGTGAATTGGGTGTTAATGTACAAAAGGATCCTATCAGTGTGATCGGTATAGGTGATATGGCGGGTGATGTATTTGGCAACGGTATGTTAAGTTCACAATCGATACGCTTGGTTGCTGCCTTTAATCACCTGCATATATTTATTGATCCGAATCCGACTGATCAAGCGGCGTGTTTTACGGAGCGAAAACGCTTATATGATACGCCGAAAACGGGTTGGAATGATTACGATAAAGCGTTAATTTCTGCAGGAGGCGGGGTTTTTGAACGTCGAGCTAAGTCAATAAACGTTTCTCCTGAAATGGCCAAACGTTTCGATATTCAAAAACAGAAAGTAACACCTAATGAATTGATCTCGCTATTATTAAAAGCGCAAGTTGATCTGATTTGGAATGGTGGCATCGGTACCTACATAAAAGCCAGCAGTCAGAGTCATGCTGATGTAGGTGATAAAGCCAATGATGTGTTACGTGTCAATGCAAAACAACTGCGCTGTCGTGTGCTGGGTGAAGGTGGAAATTTAGGTGTAACACAATCTGCCCGTATTGAATATGCATTAAACGGCGGTTTATGTTTCACCGATGCGATTGATAATGCAGGAGGAGTGAACTGTTCGGATTTAGAAGTTAATATTAAAATCCTACTTGATAAACTGGTCTCTGATGGGGATTTAACGGTTAAACAACGTAATATTTGGTTAGTTACTATGACCGATCAGGTTGGACAATTGGTGCTTAAAAATAATTATCGGCAAGCGCAGAGTATCAGCCTCTCTTACGTTGAATCATATAAACGTATTGAAGAGTATCGTCGTCTGATATGTAATTTAGAAGAAAAAGGCAAGCTTAACCGTGCACTTGAATTTATTCCTACGGAGGATGTGCTTAATGAACGTAAAAATAGTCACCTCGGTTTGACGCGACCTTGTATTGCGGTGATGTTAGCTTATGCCAAAAATGAATTGAAAGAAGCCCTGGTCGCTGAGCATGTTGCTTCTGATCCTTGTTTGATTAAAGAGGCAGAAAAAATATTCCCTCGATCGCTGGTGGATAAATATAAAAATGAAGTTCATCGTCATCCGCTTATCAATGAAATTGTTGCCACGCAAATAAGTAATGATATTTTCAACTGCATGGGGACAACCTTTGTACATCGTTTAATGGCCAGCGCAGGCTGCTCATTTTTAGATGTCTGTAAAGCGTGGGTGGCAGCAAGAGAAATTTTCGCTATGACTTCGCTTTTGGAAGATATTGAAGGGTTAGATAATCAAGTTCCTGTCAGTGTGCAAAATGATTTAATGCTGCAGTTAAAACGTATGGTGCAGCGCGGTACGCGTTGGATCATTAGTACCCATCGTACAGATCTTGATATCAGCATGCTGATTAAACAATATCAGGAGCCTCTGAGTACGTTAGCGGAACAATTTGATAACATATTAACCGGATCATCTCTTCTTCATAGACAAAAATCCCTGACTGAATTAACCGCAAAGAATGTACCGGATAAATTGGCACATTCTCTGGCAAGTGTGGATAAAATTTATGCCATGTTGGGTGTTATTTCAGTTGCCGCAAAAGTGAAAATTGAACCTCAACTTGCAGTGCAGGTTTATTTCCACTGCGGTGATCATTTGAAATTATTTGATGTCGCTGAGCAACTTAGCCTTTTACCGGCAGATAATAATTGGCAATCGCTTGCCAGAGAAGCAATGCGTGATGATCTTGAATGGCAGCATATGCGGATCACTAAGAGTATATTAGAAATGGTCAAAGAAAGTACAGATGTTGGGGATGCCTATGTTGATTGGCACACCTCAAATCATATGCTTTTTGATCGCTGGCAACGTATGGCTGATGCACTATTGGCCGCTAGTCCTCCAGAGTTTAGTATGTGTCAGGTGGCGTTACGTGAGCTGCTGGATCTATCTCAGAGTTAG
- the tcdA gene encoding tRNA cyclic N6-threonylcarbamoyladenosine(37) synthase TcdA — MTEQYENRFGGIKRLYGSKALNKFQQSHICVIGIGGVGSWVVEALARSGIGQITLIDMDDICVTNTNRQVHALTNTIGEMKIEAMANRCRLINPDIKLNLIDDFIDKENCFEYLSSEFDYIFDAIDSIKAKVALIAHCKRNKYPLLTSGGAGGQLDPTQIQVADLARTVQDPLASKVRSELRRFFNFSKNPKRKFSVDCVFSTEQLSYPDQQGEVCQQKSESDGNMKMDCATGFGASTMVTASFGFVGSAYMLKKIAQKVR; from the coding sequence ATGACAGAACAATACGAAAACCGATTTGGTGGTATTAAACGCTTATACGGTAGTAAAGCGCTTAATAAATTTCAACAAAGCCATATTTGCGTCATTGGTATTGGTGGTGTTGGTTCATGGGTTGTGGAGGCTCTGGCGCGTTCCGGTATTGGCCAAATTACATTAATTGATATGGATGATATCTGTGTCACTAACACCAATCGCCAGGTACATGCATTAACCAATACCATCGGCGAGATGAAAATAGAAGCCATGGCAAACCGCTGCCGTTTGATAAATCCGGATATTAAACTGAATTTAATTGATGATTTTATTGATAAAGAAAATTGCTTTGAATATTTATCATCCGAATTTGATTATATCTTTGATGCAATCGACAGTATCAAAGCTAAAGTGGCCTTAATTGCGCATTGTAAACGTAATAAATACCCGCTGCTTACCTCTGGAGGTGCGGGGGGGCAGTTAGATCCCACACAAATTCAAGTTGCCGATTTAGCACGTACAGTCCAGGATCCTCTGGCCTCTAAAGTGCGTTCGGAATTACGCCGATTTTTCAATTTCAGTAAAAACCCTAAACGAAAATTTAGCGTGGATTGTGTTTTTTCTACCGAGCAATTAAGTTACCCCGATCAACAGGGAGAAGTGTGCCAACAAAAATCGGAATCCGATGGTAATATGAAAATGGATTGTGCGACGGGATTTGGCGCATCAACTATGGTAACCGCAAGTTTCGGCTTTGTAGGTAGCGCCTATATGCTCAAAAAAATAGCCCAAAAAGTGCGATAA
- the ilvC gene encoding ketol-acid reductoisomerase, whose product MANYFNTLSLREKLNQLGQCRFMDRSEFTDGCDALKGKKVVIIGCGAQGLNQGLNMRDSGLDVSYTLRAQAIAEKRQSWKNATENGFVVGTYEELIPEADLLCNLTPDKQHTAVVGAVMPLMKEGATLSYSHGFNIVEEGMQVREDLTVIMCAPKCPGSEVREEYKRGFGVPTLIAVHPANDPQGQGLVWAKAYASATGGDRAGVLMSSFVAEVKSDLMGEQTILCGMLQTGAIIGYEKMVADGIEPGYASKLIQYGWETVTEGMKYGGITNMMDRLSNPAKIKAFDMSLELKEILRPLFNKHMDDIIEGEFSRTMMEDWANDDKNLLQWRAETAETGFEKQPAGDMKIDEQEFYDNGIFLIAMIKAGVELAFDAMTASGIIADSAYYESLHETPLIANTIARKKLYEMNVVISDTAEYGCYLFDHAAKPLLADFVKALDPEMLGKPLTVKNNAVDNARLIEVNEAIRSHPVEIVGKKLRGYMTEMKTIITAS is encoded by the coding sequence ATGGCTAACTATTTTAATACCCTTTCTCTACGTGAAAAGCTAAATCAACTAGGTCAATGTCGTTTTATGGATCGCAGTGAATTTACCGACGGTTGTGACGCTTTAAAAGGTAAAAAAGTAGTCATTATCGGTTGTGGTGCTCAGGGTTTAAACCAAGGTTTAAACATGCGGGATTCGGGTCTTGACGTCTCTTACACGCTGCGTGCACAAGCCATTGCAGAAAAACGTCAATCATGGAAAAATGCAACTGAAAACGGCTTTGTGGTTGGCACATACGAAGAACTTATTCCTGAAGCCGACCTTTTATGTAACTTAACACCGGACAAACAGCACACAGCTGTTGTTGGTGCAGTTATGCCCTTAATGAAAGAAGGTGCAACACTGTCTTACTCTCACGGTTTTAACATCGTTGAAGAAGGTATGCAGGTCCGTGAAGATTTAACCGTTATTATGTGTGCGCCTAAATGTCCTGGTTCTGAAGTGCGCGAAGAATACAAACGTGGTTTTGGTGTGCCAACACTGATCGCTGTTCACCCGGCAAACGATCCGCAAGGTCAGGGTTTGGTATGGGCTAAAGCCTATGCAAGTGCAACGGGTGGCGATCGCGCCGGTGTGCTTATGTCATCATTTGTGGCAGAAGTTAAATCTGACCTGATGGGTGAGCAAACTATCCTTTGTGGTATGTTACAAACTGGTGCCATTATTGGTTATGAAAAAATGGTTGCCGATGGTATTGAACCAGGATATGCATCAAAACTGATTCAATACGGTTGGGAAACGGTAACAGAAGGCATGAAATACGGCGGCATCACTAATATGATGGACCGTTTATCAAATCCTGCAAAAATCAAAGCATTTGATATGTCTTTAGAGCTAAAAGAGATTTTACGTCCGCTATTTAACAAGCACATGGATGATATTATTGAAGGTGAATTCTCCCGCACTATGATGGAAGATTGGGCCAACGATGATAAAAATCTTTTACAATGGCGCGCTGAAACGGCTGAAACGGGTTTTGAAAAACAACCTGCAGGCGACATGAAAATTGATGAGCAGGAATTCTACGACAACGGTATTTTTCTTATTGCGATGATTAAAGCGGGTGTTGAACTGGCGTTTGATGCAATGACAGCTTCCGGCATTATTGCAGACTCAGCTTATTATGAATCACTGCATGAAACTCCGCTTATCGCCAATACTATTGCACGTAAAAAACTGTACGAAATGAATGTTGTTATCTCAGATACAGCAGAATACGGTTGTTACCTGTTTGATCATGCTGCTAAGCCACTACTTGCTGATTTTGTTAAAGCATTAGATCCTGAAATGCTGGGTAAACCTTTAACAGTGAAAAATAATGCTGTTGATAATGCACGCCTAATCGAAGTTAATGAAGCCATTCGTTCTCACCCTGTCGAAATCGTTGGTAAAAAACTACGCGGTTACATGACCGAGATGAAAACAATAATAACAGCTTCTTAA